One genomic segment of Paraburkholderia caffeinilytica includes these proteins:
- a CDS encoding 2-hydroxychromene-2-carboxylate isomerase gives MTVGTDPRQPLWFYDFVSPFTYLLLEQHDKWPGFDFAFTPVALNDLYRHWGQRPAYSVPAKRTFMYRHALFRAEQLGIPFKMPPAHPFDSMKPLLLATAAKGDIGFVREIFRFIWREGRDPSSDAAFAELCERVGMPDGPELIKHADVAAQLQRNTADAIGLGVYGVPTFYLNDQLFWGEDALPMVLYCARTPNWLDSKEVKRVSSLPSGFADI, from the coding sequence ATGACCGTTGGCACCGACCCCAGGCAACCACTGTGGTTTTACGATTTTGTCTCGCCGTTCACGTACCTGTTGCTCGAGCAACACGACAAATGGCCGGGCTTCGACTTCGCGTTCACGCCGGTCGCGCTGAACGACCTGTATCGCCACTGGGGCCAGCGGCCCGCTTATAGCGTGCCCGCCAAGCGCACCTTCATGTACCGTCACGCGCTGTTTCGCGCGGAGCAACTCGGCATTCCGTTCAAGATGCCGCCGGCCCACCCGTTCGACTCCATGAAGCCGCTCCTGCTCGCCACCGCGGCGAAGGGCGACATCGGCTTCGTGCGCGAGATTTTCCGTTTCATCTGGCGCGAAGGACGCGATCCGTCGAGCGATGCGGCATTCGCCGAACTGTGCGAGCGCGTCGGAATGCCCGACGGCCCGGAACTCATCAAGCATGCAGATGTGGCGGCGCAATTGCAACGCAACACCGCGGATGCGATCGGCCTGGGCGTCTACGGCGTGCCGACCTTCTACCTGAACGATCAATTGTTCTGGGGCGAAGACGCATTGCCCATGGTGCTGTATTGCGCACGCACGCCGAACTGGCTCGACTCGAAGGAAGTGAAGCGGGTGAGTTCGCTGCCTTCGGGCTTTGCGGACATTTGA
- a CDS encoding TAXI family TRAP transporter solute-binding subunit, translating to MKPATGRKRPPRLVARFVAISWRDLAVSFGPILLIAAAAIWVAVRLIQPAPPSTLTISAGPQGSTFWNAAQKYKEILARNRITLNVLPSEGSLQNLKRLSDPKSNVDVAFVQDGVAPGPASDGLMSLGSVAYVPLAIFYHGPTVARLSEFKGLRLAVGAEGSGTRELALALLKANGIVPGGPTKLLPLSGEEAAQALVAGKVDAAFLAGDSAQPAVMGKLYRTPNVQFYDFTQADAYTRRFPYLTQLEMPMGAFDLGKNLPSTPIHMVAPTAELVARDSLHPALSDLLIEAAREVHGKANVMQRAGEFPAPLAHDFPISDDAARYYKSGKSFLYRILPFWLASLADRLLVVVVPLIVLLIPALRVVPSLYTWRVKSRIYRWYGALIAIERSALSEHSAAERASLIERLDAIEESVNGLKMPLAYADQFYVLREHIGFVRERLTQNREAQRDAAGEPDDGPQPPASADEPEADDATESPEARGAAEADERSAGRPA from the coding sequence ATGAAGCCAGCCACCGGCCGCAAACGCCCTCCCCGTCTCGTCGCCCGTTTCGTGGCGATCTCCTGGCGCGATCTGGCGGTCTCGTTCGGACCGATCCTGCTGATCGCCGCCGCGGCGATCTGGGTCGCCGTGCGCCTGATCCAGCCCGCCCCGCCCAGTACGCTGACGATCAGCGCCGGCCCCCAAGGCAGCACCTTCTGGAACGCGGCCCAGAAGTACAAGGAGATTCTGGCGCGCAACCGCATCACCTTGAACGTCTTGCCCTCGGAAGGCTCGCTGCAGAATCTCAAGCGGCTCTCGGACCCGAAGTCGAACGTCGACGTCGCCTTCGTCCAGGACGGCGTTGCGCCCGGCCCGGCGAGCGATGGCCTGATGTCGCTCGGCAGCGTGGCCTATGTCCCGCTGGCGATCTTCTATCACGGGCCGACGGTCGCACGGCTCTCCGAATTCAAGGGCTTGCGCCTCGCAGTCGGCGCCGAGGGCAGCGGCACGCGCGAACTGGCGCTCGCGCTGCTCAAGGCAAACGGCATCGTGCCGGGCGGCCCGACCAAGCTGTTGCCGCTCTCGGGCGAGGAAGCCGCCCAGGCACTCGTCGCCGGCAAAGTCGACGCGGCGTTTCTGGCCGGCGATTCGGCGCAACCGGCGGTGATGGGTAAGCTCTATCGCACGCCGAACGTCCAGTTCTACGACTTCACGCAGGCCGATGCCTACACGCGCCGTTTTCCGTATCTGACGCAGCTCGAAATGCCGATGGGCGCGTTCGACCTCGGCAAGAACCTGCCGTCCACGCCGATTCACATGGTGGCGCCGACCGCCGAACTGGTGGCGCGCGACTCCTTGCATCCCGCGCTGTCCGATCTGCTGATCGAAGCGGCGCGCGAGGTTCACGGCAAAGCGAACGTCATGCAGCGTGCCGGCGAATTCCCCGCGCCGCTCGCGCACGATTTCCCGATCAGCGACGACGCCGCCCGCTACTACAAGTCAGGCAAGAGCTTCCTCTACCGGATCCTGCCGTTCTGGCTGGCGAGCCTCGCGGACCGGCTGCTGGTGGTCGTGGTGCCGCTGATCGTGCTGCTGATTCCCGCGCTGCGCGTCGTGCCGTCGCTGTACACGTGGCGGGTGAAGTCGCGCATCTACCGCTGGTACGGCGCGCTGATCGCGATCGAACGCAGCGCGCTCAGCGAGCACTCGGCCGCCGAGCGTGCGTCGCTGATCGAGCGGCTCGATGCCATCGAGGAATCGGTGAACGGTCTGAAGATGCCGCTCGCCTATGCGGATCAGTTCTATGTGTTGCGCGAGCATATCGGCTTCGTGCGCGAGCGGCTCACGCAAAACCGCGAGGCCCAGCGCGACGCAGCAGGCGAGCCGGACGACGGCCCCCAGCCGCCTGCTTCAGCGGACGAGCCGGAAGCCGACGACGCAACGGAATCGCCTGAAGCGCGGGGCGCCGCCGAGGCCGACGAGCGTTCGGCCGGCCGCCCGGCCTAG
- a CDS encoding BON domain-containing protein produces MKSVGFLKTLGSVVAMVVACNVYAQASDATATGTTAAPAASAKASKKANSQLGRKVRGALAKAQGIDVSNIAVRARGGAITLTGSVPDQSQIDAAGETAKGVAGVTSVSNKLTVVQQ; encoded by the coding sequence ATGAAATCGGTCGGTTTTCTGAAAACGCTGGGCTCGGTTGTGGCAATGGTGGTGGCGTGCAATGTGTACGCTCAGGCAAGCGACGCAACGGCTACGGGCACGACCGCAGCACCGGCTGCAAGCGCCAAGGCCAGCAAGAAGGCGAATAGCCAACTGGGCCGCAAGGTGCGCGGGGCGCTCGCCAAGGCGCAAGGCATCGACGTCTCGAACATCGCCGTGCGTGCTCGTGGCGGCGCGATTACCTTGACGGGCTCGGTGCCTGATCAAAGCCAGATCGACGCTGCCGGCGAAACGGCCAAAGGCGTCGCCGGCGTGACGTCGGTGTCGAACAAGCTGACCGTGGTTCAGCAGTAA
- a CDS encoding sulfite exporter TauE/SafE family protein: MALPHIDLLYSVSGLFVGFLVGLTGVGGGSLMTPILVLLFNVHPATAVGTDLLYAAATKATGTLVHGLKGSVDWQVTLRLASGSVPAATITLILLHRYGMDTPGASRLIQIVLGAALLVTAVALIFRPQLAALGARRQRAPRQGRTLALTMLTGAVLGVLVSLTSVGAGAIGVTVLLLLYPLLPTTRIVGSDIAHAVPLTLLAGAGHWLLGSVDWSMLLSLLVGSLPGIAIGSFLSSRAPDALLRNVLAATLTLVGVRLVLS; this comes from the coding sequence ATGGCTCTTCCCCACATCGATCTGCTGTACTCCGTCTCCGGCCTGTTCGTCGGTTTTCTGGTCGGACTGACGGGTGTCGGCGGCGGCTCGCTGATGACGCCGATCCTGGTCCTGCTGTTCAACGTGCACCCGGCTACGGCGGTCGGCACCGATCTGCTGTACGCCGCCGCCACCAAGGCAACCGGCACGCTGGTGCACGGTCTGAAAGGCTCCGTCGACTGGCAGGTCACCCTGCGTCTCGCATCCGGCAGCGTGCCGGCCGCAACCATCACCCTGATCCTGCTACACCGGTACGGGATGGACACGCCGGGCGCGAGCCGGCTGATCCAGATCGTGCTCGGCGCCGCCTTGCTGGTGACGGCCGTGGCGCTCATATTCCGCCCGCAACTCGCGGCGCTCGGCGCGCGTCGTCAGCGCGCGCCCAGGCAAGGGCGTACGCTCGCGCTCACCATGCTGACCGGCGCGGTGCTGGGCGTGCTGGTGTCGCTGACCTCGGTGGGTGCGGGCGCCATCGGCGTGACGGTGTTGCTGCTGCTGTATCCGTTGCTGCCGACCACGCGCATCGTCGGCTCCGATATCGCGCACGCGGTGCCGCTCACGCTGCTGGCGGGTGCCGGTCATTGGCTGCTGGGCTCGGTCGACTGGTCGATGCTGCTGTCGCTGCTGGTGGGGTCGTTGCCGGGCATCGCGATCGGCAGTTTTCTGTCGTCGCGCGCACCGGACGCGCTGCTGCGCAACGTGCTCGCCGCCACGCTTACGCTGGTTGGCGTGCGCCTCGTGCTGTCATAA
- a CDS encoding LysE family translocator: protein MSTASLFVTSAGVGLAIAAPVGPMGMLCIRRTLTGGPRAGLAIGFGIATGDAVYGLIAALGLVGISQFMLAYDRPLHLLAGLFLLYLGVRALLQKAPADAANGNGNGNGNGDTKLAQVGRAGALRAYASSLLLTLTNPQTVIMFAALFTTLAPRGAFSSGIALTTVGGVFCGSIAWWCFLVTVVSLARHAIGSKLRVAIDRIVGITLAAFGIVEIRRAL, encoded by the coding sequence ATGTCCACCGCCAGTCTCTTCGTCACTTCCGCGGGTGTCGGCCTCGCGATTGCCGCACCGGTCGGCCCGATGGGCATGCTATGCATTCGCCGCACGCTAACCGGCGGTCCGCGAGCGGGGCTTGCAATCGGCTTCGGCATTGCGACCGGCGACGCGGTTTACGGTCTGATCGCGGCGCTCGGCCTTGTCGGCATTTCGCAGTTCATGCTCGCCTACGACCGGCCTTTGCATCTGCTCGCCGGTCTGTTTCTGCTTTATCTCGGCGTGCGTGCGCTGCTGCAGAAAGCGCCCGCCGACGCGGCAAACGGCAACGGCAACGGCAACGGCAACGGCGACACCAAGCTCGCACAAGTGGGCCGCGCCGGCGCGCTGCGCGCGTATGCAAGTTCCTTGCTGCTCACGCTCACCAATCCGCAAACCGTCATCATGTTCGCCGCGCTGTTCACGACGCTCGCACCACGCGGGGCATTTTCATCGGGCATCGCGTTGACCACGGTAGGCGGTGTGTTCTGTGGCTCGATCGCCTGGTGGTGTTTTCTCGTGACCGTGGTGTCGCTCGCGCGCCATGCGATCGGCAGCAAGCTGCGCGTCGCGATCGACCGGATCGTCGGGATCACGCTCGCGGCGTTCGGTATCGTCGAAATTCGCCGCGCGCTTTGA
- a CDS encoding LysR family transcriptional regulator, giving the protein MWQIDQVTLRLFIAVCEEGTIARAAEREFIAPSAVSKRLADLEALVDVALLSRSQRGVRATAAGEALLRHARLIMRGHERLQAELSEYAAGARGHVRVLANVSSMVEFLPEALSVFLKANPQVRVDVEERVSAEIVRGVEEGVADLGICRDVVPMGSLDVLQYRADHLALLVPRDHPLAGEAAIGFEQTLAFDHLGLASNASMNALMQRIAVEKGSELNYRTYVSTFDAAYRFIQAGLAVAILPGEALPKHAADEYGIVAVPLREAWAERRFVICMRDRNALTLTASHLLDHLLRSA; this is encoded by the coding sequence ATGTGGCAAATCGATCAGGTGACGTTGCGCTTGTTCATCGCCGTCTGCGAGGAAGGCACGATCGCGCGGGCGGCTGAGCGCGAGTTCATCGCGCCGTCCGCCGTCAGCAAGCGGCTCGCCGATCTCGAGGCGCTGGTCGACGTCGCATTGCTCTCGCGCAGCCAGCGTGGCGTGCGCGCGACCGCCGCCGGCGAGGCGCTGCTCAGGCATGCGCGGCTCATCATGCGCGGCCACGAACGCTTGCAGGCGGAGCTCAGCGAATACGCGGCCGGTGCACGCGGCCATGTACGGGTGCTGGCGAATGTGTCGTCGATGGTCGAGTTTCTGCCCGAGGCGCTGTCGGTGTTTCTGAAGGCCAATCCGCAGGTCCGTGTCGACGTCGAAGAGCGCGTCAGCGCCGAGATCGTGCGCGGTGTGGAAGAGGGCGTGGCCGATCTCGGCATTTGCCGCGATGTGGTGCCGATGGGCAGTCTCGACGTGCTGCAGTATCGCGCCGATCATCTCGCGCTGCTCGTGCCGCGCGATCATCCGCTGGCCGGCGAGGCCGCGATCGGCTTCGAGCAGACGCTGGCGTTCGATCATCTCGGTCTTGCATCGAACGCCTCGATGAATGCGCTGATGCAGCGCATTGCGGTGGAAAAAGGCAGCGAGCTCAATTATCGAACCTACGTATCGACTTTCGACGCCGCCTATCGTTTTATCCAGGCCGGCCTTGCCGTGGCGATCCTGCCGGGCGAGGCGCTGCCGAAGCACGCAGCCGATGAATACGGCATCGTCGCCGTGCCGTTGCGCGAAGCATGGGCCGAACGGCGCTTCGTGATCTGCATGCGCGACCGCAACGCGCTGACGCTGACGGCGTCGCATTTGCTGGACCATTTGTTGCGCTCGGCTTGA
- a CDS encoding hydroxymethylglutaryl-CoA lyase — translation MSETHERVVVTEVGMRDGLQSIARTMPTEFKRRWIDAAYAAGVRHMEVASFVPAKLLPQMADADEVIAHALTYDDLIVTALVPNLKGAQRALDSGVHRIVAPISVSTAHSLANVRKTPVEMIESFAAMRELIDGTAGTNARRVELIAGLSTVFGCTLQGAVPYADIAAIARAALQAGADVIALGDTTGEATPRQVGEIIELVRGIAGKKLRSLHFHDTRGLGLANTLIALQHGIREFDASLAGLGGCPHAPGATGNVNTEDLVFMLDSMGYDTGIDLTRLIASRDVLADALPGEPLYGYLARAGVPKQFSAAARRVESSESQVPQ, via the coding sequence ATGAGTGAGACCCACGAGCGCGTCGTCGTAACCGAAGTCGGCATGCGCGACGGCCTGCAAAGCATCGCACGCACGATGCCCACCGAGTTCAAGCGACGCTGGATCGACGCCGCCTATGCCGCCGGCGTGCGGCATATGGAAGTCGCGTCGTTCGTGCCGGCGAAGCTGTTGCCGCAAATGGCCGACGCCGACGAAGTGATCGCCCATGCGCTCACCTACGACGATCTGATCGTGACAGCGTTGGTGCCGAACCTGAAAGGCGCGCAACGTGCGCTCGACTCCGGGGTGCACCGGATCGTCGCGCCGATTTCGGTGAGCACGGCGCATAGCTTGGCCAACGTGCGCAAGACGCCTGTCGAGATGATCGAGTCGTTTGCCGCGATGCGTGAGCTGATCGATGGCACGGCCGGCACGAACGCGCGGCGGGTGGAATTGATCGCCGGATTGTCGACCGTGTTCGGCTGCACGCTGCAAGGCGCGGTGCCTTACGCCGATATCGCCGCGATTGCGCGCGCCGCGTTGCAGGCAGGCGCCGATGTCATCGCACTCGGCGACACCACCGGTGAGGCGACGCCGCGCCAGGTCGGCGAAATCATCGAACTGGTCCGAGGGATCGCGGGAAAGAAGCTGCGCTCGCTGCATTTCCACGACACGCGCGGCCTCGGTCTCGCCAACACGCTGATCGCGCTGCAGCACGGCATCCGTGAATTCGACGCGTCGCTGGCGGGCCTCGGTGGTTGTCCGCATGCGCCGGGCGCGACCGGCAATGTGAACACCGAGGACCTCGTGTTCATGCTCGACAGCATGGGTTACGACACCGGCATCGACCTCACCCGGCTCATTGCGTCGCGCGACGTGCTCGCCGACGCGCTGCCTGGCGAACCGCTGTACGGCTATCTGGCGCGTGCGGGTGTGCCGAAGCAATTCAGTGCCGCCGCTCGACGTGTCGAATCCTCCGAATCACAGGTGCCGCAATGA
- a CDS encoding CaiB/BaiF CoA transferase family protein, protein MNPLSSSSASSASAASASPGAQQGALPLAGIRVVELSHMVMGPTCGMILGDLGAEVIKVEPPRGDGTRRLLGTGAGFFRTFNRNKKSVALDLECEAGLAALHKLVDTADVFVENFKPGRMAGLGLDYASLRERNPRLIYVSHKGFLNGPYEHRLALDEVVQMMAGLAYMTGPVGRPLRAGSSVNDIMGGMFGAIGVLAALHERHVSGRGKEVQSALFENCVLLSAQHMQQFAATGVPAAPMPERISAWAVYDVFRLADDEQMFIAATGDGQWRALCAILGRADLLADPRLATNNDRVLAREWLLQTLGETLSRFEGAALAPLFERDHIPFASITKPEDLFDDPHLNESGGLARLTLDDGSETAMPLLPISMDGARLQPRRPIAKIGEHTADVLRGLGYDEAQIAALGGGVTKAPREAA, encoded by the coding sequence ATGAATCCGCTTTCTTCCTCTTCAGCTTCTTCCGCATCTGCCGCATCTGCGTCTCCAGGCGCGCAACAGGGCGCGTTGCCGCTTGCGGGCATTCGCGTGGTCGAGCTGTCGCATATGGTGATGGGGCCGACGTGCGGGATGATTCTTGGCGACCTTGGCGCTGAAGTCATCAAGGTCGAGCCGCCGCGCGGCGACGGTACGCGCCGTTTGCTCGGCACCGGTGCGGGTTTTTTTCGGACCTTCAATCGCAACAAGAAAAGTGTCGCGCTCGACCTCGAATGTGAAGCGGGACTGGCCGCATTGCACAAGCTGGTCGATACCGCGGATGTTTTCGTCGAGAACTTCAAGCCGGGCCGCATGGCGGGCCTGGGTCTCGATTACGCGTCGCTTCGCGAACGCAATCCCAGGCTGATCTATGTTTCGCACAAAGGCTTTCTGAACGGGCCGTACGAACACCGTCTCGCGCTGGACGAAGTCGTGCAGATGATGGCCGGCCTCGCCTATATGACCGGACCGGTAGGCCGTCCGTTGCGTGCGGGCAGTTCGGTGAACGACATCATGGGCGGCATGTTCGGCGCGATCGGCGTGCTTGCCGCGCTGCACGAACGACATGTGAGCGGACGCGGCAAGGAAGTGCAGAGCGCGCTGTTCGAGAACTGCGTGCTGCTTTCCGCGCAACACATGCAGCAGTTCGCCGCGACTGGCGTGCCCGCTGCGCCAATGCCCGAGCGCATCAGCGCATGGGCCGTCTACGACGTGTTCCGGCTTGCCGACGACGAGCAGATGTTCATCGCCGCGACCGGCGATGGCCAATGGCGCGCGCTGTGCGCGATCCTCGGTCGCGCTGACCTGCTGGCGGACCCGCGTCTCGCGACCAATAACGACCGCGTGCTGGCGCGCGAGTGGTTGCTGCAGACACTCGGCGAAACCCTGAGTCGCTTCGAGGGCGCTGCGCTTGCGCCGCTGTTCGAACGTGACCATATTCCGTTCGCGTCGATCACGAAACCCGAGGACCTGTTCGACGATCCGCATTTGAATGAGAGCGGCGGCCTTGCGCGATTGACGCTCGATGACGGCAGCGAAACCGCGATGCCCTTGCTGCCGATTTCGATGGACGGCGCTCGTCTGCAACCGCGCCGGCCGATCGCAAAGATCGGCGAGCACACCGCCGATGTGTTGCGTGGTTTGGGCTACGACGAGGCGCAGATCGCGGCCTTGGGCGGTGGCGTGACGAAGGCGCCGCGAGAAGCTGCGTGA
- a CDS encoding MFS transporter, translated as MKSSNQTVFATAVGDAGTLGGMPSGAGASATGRAEQIALEGARISARLDRLPATRSIWQLVMLLSLGLFFELYDLMFSGYIAPGLVRSGILTATTHGLFGTSGVASFIAALFAGLFIGTAACGFLADRFGRRAIFTWSLLWYTAANIIMAFQDTALGLNLWRFIAGIGIGVEIVTIGTYISELVPKHVRGRASAFSQAVGFCAVPIVAFLSYLLVPHRYFGLDGWRLVVLTGVVGAIVVWWIRLRLPESPRWLAQKGRIEEADAVMKRLEARVEREYGRPLPEPALPEPVRARAAFRDLLVPPYRKRTLMLIIFHVFQTMGYYGFANWIPTLLIKQGITVTTSLMYASVIAIAAPLGPLLGMLIADRFERKTVIICMAAVNVVCGLLFSQARETVLLVSLGVCLVLAGNIISYSYHAYQAELFPTSIRARAVGFVYSWSRISAMFSAFVIAGCLSRFGVNGVFVFISGAMMIVMLAIGTLGPKTRDVALEDISK; from the coding sequence ATGAAATCGTCGAATCAAACGGTGTTTGCAACAGCGGTCGGCGATGCCGGCACGTTGGGTGGTATGCCCTCAGGCGCTGGCGCATCGGCGACTGGCCGCGCAGAACAGATTGCGCTGGAAGGTGCGCGAATTTCCGCGCGGCTCGACCGCTTGCCGGCCACGCGTTCCATCTGGCAACTAGTAATGCTGCTAAGCCTCGGCCTCTTCTTCGAACTGTACGACTTGATGTTCTCGGGCTATATCGCGCCGGGCCTCGTGCGCAGCGGCATTCTCACCGCGACGACACACGGCCTGTTCGGCACCAGCGGGGTGGCGAGTTTCATCGCGGCGTTATTCGCGGGACTCTTTATCGGCACGGCGGCATGCGGTTTTCTCGCCGACCGCTTCGGGCGGCGTGCGATCTTCACGTGGTCGCTGCTGTGGTACACCGCGGCCAACATCATCATGGCGTTCCAGGACACGGCGCTTGGGCTCAACCTCTGGCGCTTCATCGCGGGAATCGGCATCGGCGTGGAGATCGTGACGATCGGCACATACATCTCCGAGCTCGTGCCGAAGCACGTGCGCGGTCGTGCTTCGGCCTTCTCGCAGGCAGTCGGTTTCTGCGCGGTGCCGATCGTCGCGTTTCTATCGTACTTGCTGGTGCCGCACCGTTATTTCGGTCTCGACGGCTGGCGGCTGGTCGTGCTGACCGGTGTAGTCGGCGCAATCGTGGTGTGGTGGATTCGTCTGCGTTTGCCGGAGAGCCCACGCTGGCTGGCACAGAAAGGCCGCATCGAGGAAGCCGACGCGGTGATGAAGCGACTCGAAGCGCGCGTGGAACGGGAATATGGACGGCCTTTGCCGGAGCCGGCGTTGCCTGAACCGGTGCGTGCGCGTGCCGCGTTTCGCGATCTGCTGGTGCCGCCGTATCGCAAGCGCACGCTGATGCTGATTATTTTCCACGTATTCCAGACGATGGGCTATTACGGCTTCGCGAACTGGATTCCGACGCTGCTGATCAAACAGGGCATTACCGTCACGACGAGTTTGATGTACGCGAGCGTCATCGCGATTGCCGCGCCCCTTGGACCATTGCTCGGGATGCTGATCGCCGACCGCTTCGAACGTAAGACGGTGATTATCTGCATGGCGGCGGTGAACGTGGTGTGCGGGCTGCTGTTCAGCCAGGCGCGGGAGACGGTGTTGCTCGTGAGCTTGGGGGTGTGCCTTGTGCTGGCGGGCAACATTATTTCGTACAGCTACCACGCCTATCAGGCCGAGCTATTTCCGACCAGCATTCGGGCGAGGGCGGTGGGATTTGTTTATTCGTGGAGCCGGATTTCGGCGATGTTTTCCGCATTTGTGATTGCGGGATGCTTGAGCCGGTTTGGCGTGAACGGGGTGTTTGTGTTTATCTCCGGCGCGATGATGATCGTCATGCTGGCCATCGGGACGCTTGGGCCGAAGACACGGGATGTCGCGTTGGAGGATATTTCGAAGTAG
- a CDS encoding lysozyme inhibitor LprI family protein gives MRSIIIFLLLSTISHSASAETIYGRTFDYKKAKPASVYFTGKTREQIELYCKNDRLGGFDLAACAHFEFEIAIDSLNKRVSIATREIEKNDKALRSEGEPEALPYFRKAQAHWEIYRDSYCYAEVYETGPASSRFIEFWDCMTRITRNRLHELAKANTDE, from the coding sequence ATGCGATCCATTATTATTTTCTTATTGCTTTCCACGATTTCTCATTCGGCGTCCGCCGAAACAATCTACGGCCGGACGTTCGACTACAAGAAGGCCAAGCCCGCAAGTGTATACTTCACCGGCAAGACCCGTGAGCAGATTGAGTTGTATTGCAAAAACGATAGGCTAGGAGGATTTGATTTAGCAGCGTGCGCCCACTTTGAATTTGAGATCGCAATTGACTCCTTAAATAAAAGAGTGTCAATAGCTACGCGGGAAATAGAAAAGAATGACAAAGCTCTACGATCCGAAGGCGAACCCGAAGCACTACCTTATTTTAGAAAAGCGCAAGCCCATTGGGAAATATACAGAGATAGTTATTGCTACGCCGAGGTGTATGAAACCGGCCCTGCATCGTCGCGTTTTATTGAGTTTTGGGACTGCATGACTCGGATCACCAGAAATCGACTTCACGAACTGGCGAAGGCGAACACTGATGAATAA
- a CDS encoding lysozyme: MTQPLAIVVTNTNPNSSVTVYTQRLGKPWTMSDDGLSFIAVWESGILNGTNFQGHYVTDGFILKAYRDNVGIPTVACGHRIVPSDHIQVGQTISLERARDFKKHDVARMERRLNDDIHVPLFQFEYDALVSIVYNCGPNSGADEIIRKLNTGNYTGMFEFILTYRIGSNPGLPPRRYSEARLFASGLYDASH, translated from the coding sequence ATGACTCAGCCACTTGCAATCGTAGTGACGAACACCAATCCAAACTCGTCTGTAACGGTCTACACACAGCGACTGGGCAAACCATGGACAATGTCCGATGACGGGCTTTCCTTTATAGCGGTATGGGAGTCCGGCATATTGAATGGTACAAATTTTCAGGGACACTACGTTACAGACGGATTTATTCTAAAGGCGTATCGCGACAACGTTGGAATTCCAACGGTCGCCTGCGGACATCGCATCGTGCCATCGGACCATATCCAGGTCGGGCAGACAATTTCGCTTGAGCGCGCGAGAGATTTCAAGAAGCACGATGTAGCGCGAATGGAGCGTCGTTTAAACGACGACATACACGTACCCCTCTTTCAATTCGAATATGACGCTCTGGTAAGCATCGTTTACAATTGCGGACCAAACTCTGGAGCCGATGAGATAATTAGAAAGCTTAACACGGGAAATTACACCGGAATGTTCGAGTTCATTCTAACGTATCGTATCGGCAGCAATCCAGGGCTTCCTCCGCGTCGTTATTCCGAAGCTCGCCTTTTCGCATCGGGGCTCTACGATGCATCTCACTAG
- a CDS encoding PAAR domain-containing protein — MPIYYAVVEGDPLDSGGGGCVVTGKDNCTITDDNGRSRRVAYIGHEAWCDKCKSAGKIVPGVFPVSVRRPHSGELGQDMALGGDHVLCKCTPHPRVISVYGQCCRLIDQGSVGFTGVARSEENGSAFTGHYDEQVVLKDMHGQPLAETYYSIRLPSGELKHGVTDSQGRTARYQTDHARNISIHLGHLRGAQ, encoded by the coding sequence ATGCCCATCTATTACGCAGTAGTCGAAGGCGATCCGCTTGATAGCGGCGGCGGCGGTTGTGTGGTTACGGGCAAAGACAATTGCACGATCACGGACGACAACGGACGATCCAGGCGAGTGGCCTACATTGGACACGAGGCATGGTGCGACAAATGTAAAAGTGCGGGGAAGATCGTTCCGGGCGTGTTCCCGGTTTCGGTCCGGCGTCCACACAGCGGCGAATTGGGGCAAGACATGGCCCTTGGTGGCGACCATGTGCTGTGCAAATGCACGCCGCACCCCCGTGTCATTTCCGTTTACGGCCAGTGCTGCCGACTGATTGACCAAGGCAGCGTCGGCTTCACGGGCGTTGCGCGCTCAGAAGAAAACGGCAGCGCATTCACCGGCCATTATGACGAACAGGTCGTACTGAAGGATATGCATGGTCAGCCTTTGGCAGAAACCTACTACTCGATCCGCCTGCCGTCTGGTGAGTTGAAGCATGGAGTAACCGACTCGCAGGGGCGAACGGCGCGCTATCAGACAGACCACGCAAGGAATATTTCTATCCACCTCGGCCATTTGCGAGGTGCGCAATGA